One Pantoea eucalypti genomic region harbors:
- the galM gene encoding galactose-1-epimerase: MLNDVNSHAPDGQPWRITVLRNANGMLATFMDWGATWLSARVPMQDGTVREALLGCATPSDYLHQDAYLGATVGRYANRIAGAKLNKLNRQLVPNQGVHQLHGGPEGFDKRRWQIVSQSDSEVHYRIDSPDGDQGYPGNLIADVRYQLDDQNCLSISYEARCDQSCPVNLTNHAYFNLDAHHGDVRQHRLQLHADQYLPVDSEGIPNAPLKAVADTSFDFRNAKVVAQDFLADDDQRAVKGYDHAFLLNSAGDESQPAAELWSEDGKLQLSVTTSAPALQFYSGNYLAGTRAREQASYNAFQGIALESEFLPDSPNHAEWPQPDCWLQPGDRWESVTRYRFTPR, encoded by the coding sequence ATGCTGAATGACGTCAACTCCCATGCGCCCGACGGTCAGCCGTGGCGCATAACCGTGCTGCGCAATGCCAACGGCATGCTGGCAACTTTTATGGACTGGGGGGCGACCTGGCTCTCTGCCCGCGTACCGATGCAGGATGGCACGGTGCGTGAAGCGCTGCTCGGCTGCGCCACGCCCTCTGACTATCTGCACCAGGATGCCTATCTGGGCGCCACCGTGGGCCGCTACGCTAACCGCATCGCTGGCGCAAAACTCAATAAACTTAACCGTCAGCTGGTGCCTAACCAGGGCGTACATCAGCTGCATGGCGGACCGGAAGGCTTTGATAAACGCCGCTGGCAAATCGTCAGTCAGTCTGACAGCGAAGTGCATTACCGCATCGATTCACCGGATGGCGATCAGGGCTATCCGGGCAATCTGATTGCTGACGTGCGCTATCAGCTGGATGATCAGAACTGCCTGAGCATCAGTTATGAAGCGCGTTGCGATCAGTCCTGCCCGGTCAATCTGACCAACCATGCTTACTTTAATCTTGATGCGCATCATGGCGATGTCCGCCAGCATCGCTTACAACTGCACGCCGACCAGTATTTACCGGTCGACAGCGAAGGCATTCCGAATGCGCCGCTAAAAGCGGTCGCCGATACCAGCTTTGATTTCCGCAACGCTAAAGTCGTGGCGCAGGATTTCCTGGCAGATGACGACCAGCGTGCAGTAAAGGGCTATGACCACGCGTTTCTGCTGAACAGCGCCGGCGACGAGAGTCAGCCTGCGGCAGAACTCTGGTCAGAAGATGGAAAATTACAGCTCAGCGTGACTACCTCGGCCCCGGCGTTGCAGTTCTACTCCGGCAACTATCTGGCGGGCACCCGTGCCCGTGAGCAGGCGAGCTATAATGCCTTTCAGGGCATTGCGCTGGAGAGTGAATTTTTACCGGATTCGCCTAATCACGCTGAGTGGCCTCAGCCTGATTGCTGGCTGCAGCCGGGAGATCGCTG
- the galT gene encoding galactose-1-phosphate uridylyltransferase → MDKFNPVDHPHRRYNPLIDQWILVSPHRAKRPWQGAQETPAVNTLPAHDPDCFLCAGNTRITGDKNPDYAGTYVFTNDFAALMTDTPDAPESDDILMRCESARGTSRVICFSPDHSKTLPEMSLSALEEVVRTWQAQTADLGQHYPWVQVFENKGAAMGCSNPHPHGQIWANSFLPNEAQREDDHQRDYFAKHGSPMLVDYLAREQQDGSRTVVETEHWLAVVPWWAAWPFETLLLPKAHVKQLTDLSEAQSADLAKAIKLLTSRYDNLFQCSFPYSMGWHGAPFNGEANDHWQLHAHFYPPLLRSATVRKFMVGYEMLAETQRDLTAEQAAERLRSVSDVHFREAQQ, encoded by the coding sequence ATGGACAAATTCAACCCGGTCGATCACCCGCATCGACGTTACAATCCACTGATTGATCAATGGATTTTAGTTTCACCTCATCGGGCCAAACGTCCGTGGCAAGGCGCGCAGGAAACCCCGGCGGTCAATACTTTACCGGCGCACGATCCGGACTGCTTCCTGTGTGCCGGAAATACCCGCATTACCGGCGATAAAAACCCGGACTATGCGGGCACGTACGTCTTTACCAACGACTTTGCCGCACTGATGACCGACACGCCTGACGCGCCCGAGAGCGACGATATCCTGATGCGCTGTGAAAGCGCACGCGGCACCAGTCGGGTCATCTGCTTCTCGCCCGATCACAGTAAAACGCTGCCGGAGATGTCACTGAGCGCGCTGGAGGAAGTGGTGCGAACCTGGCAGGCGCAGACCGCCGATCTGGGTCAGCACTACCCGTGGGTGCAGGTGTTTGAGAACAAAGGCGCGGCGATGGGCTGCTCCAACCCGCATCCGCACGGTCAGATCTGGGCCAACAGCTTCCTGCCAAATGAAGCGCAGCGTGAAGATGATCATCAGCGCGACTATTTCGCTAAACATGGCTCGCCGATGCTGGTCGATTATCTGGCCCGTGAGCAGCAGGATGGCAGCCGCACCGTGGTGGAAACCGAACACTGGCTGGCTGTGGTGCCGTGGTGGGCGGCCTGGCCGTTTGAAACGCTGCTGCTGCCGAAAGCGCACGTTAAACAGCTGACGGACCTCAGCGAAGCCCAGAGCGCCGACCTGGCAAAAGCCATTAAGCTGCTGACCAGCCGCTACGACAATCTGTTCCAGTGCTCCTTCCCCTACTCAATGGGCTGGCACGGCGCGCCGTTTAATGGCGAAGCCAACGATCACTGGCAGCTGCACGCTCACTTCTATCCACCGTTGCTGCGTTCAGCAACGGTGCGTAAATTTATGGTTGGCTATGAAATGCTGGCCGAAACCCAACGCGATTTAACGGCGGAACAGGCGGCGGAACGTCTGCGTTCTGTCAGCGACGTTCACTTCCGTGAGGCACAACAATGA
- the galK gene encoding galactokinase, with amino-acid sequence MSLKTITQQLFSDAFGYAATHTIQAPGRVNLIGEHTDYNDGFVLPCAIDYQTVIACARRDDRQIRVVAADYENAQDTFSLDEEIVSVQEPMWANYVRGVVKHLQKRHADFDGIDMVISGNVPQGAGLSSSASLEVAVGTVVQQLYNLPLDGAAIAVNGQEAENQFVGCNCGIMDQLISALGQKDHAMLLDCRTLGTRPVSMPEDIAVVIINSNFRRTLVGSEYNTRREQCEAGARFFNKKALRDVELAGFEAAQSQLDPQVAKRVRHVLTENARTLEAADALTQGDLTRMGQLMAESHASMRDDFEITVPPIDTLVEIVKAQIGERGGVRMTGGGFGGCIVALMPLDLVDQVKAAVAEQYEAATGIKETFYVCKASEGAGQC; translated from the coding sequence ATGAGCTTAAAAACCATCACGCAGCAGCTTTTTTCTGACGCATTTGGCTACGCTGCCACCCATACCATTCAGGCACCGGGCCGCGTTAATCTGATTGGCGAGCACACGGACTATAACGACGGCTTCGTGCTGCCGTGCGCTATCGATTATCAGACGGTCATCGCCTGTGCCCGCCGTGACGATCGCCAGATTCGCGTGGTCGCTGCCGATTATGAGAATGCGCAGGACACGTTTTCGCTGGATGAAGAGATTGTCAGCGTGCAGGAACCGATGTGGGCCAACTATGTGCGTGGCGTGGTGAAACATCTGCAGAAGCGTCATGCCGATTTCGACGGCATCGACATGGTGATTAGCGGCAATGTGCCACAGGGTGCGGGCCTCAGCTCATCGGCCTCGCTGGAAGTGGCGGTCGGCACCGTGGTACAGCAGCTCTATAACCTGCCGCTGGATGGCGCAGCCATCGCCGTTAATGGTCAGGAAGCGGAGAACCAGTTCGTTGGCTGTAACTGCGGCATCATGGACCAGTTGATCTCCGCACTGGGCCAGAAAGATCACGCTATGCTGCTCGACTGCCGCACCCTGGGCACCCGTCCGGTGTCGATGCCGGAAGATATCGCGGTGGTGATCATCAACTCCAACTTCCGTCGTACGCTGGTCGGCAGCGAATACAACACCCGCCGCGAGCAGTGTGAAGCGGGCGCGCGTTTCTTCAATAAGAAAGCGCTGCGTGACGTTGAACTGGCCGGGTTTGAAGCGGCACAGTCGCAGCTCGATCCACAGGTCGCCAAACGCGTGCGTCACGTTCTGACCGAGAACGCCCGTACCCTGGAAGCCGCCGATGCGCTGACGCAGGGCGACCTGACCCGTATGGGCCAGCTGATGGCCGAATCTCACGCCTCAATGCGTGACGATTTCGAAATCACCGTGCCGCCGATCGATACGCTGGTTGAGATCGTGAAAGCGCAGATTGGTGAGCGCGGCGGCGTCCGTATGACCGGCGGCGGCTTTGGTGGCTGCATCGTGGCACTGATGCCACTGGACCTCGTCGATCAGGTTAAAGCCGCCGTGGCAGAACAGTATGAAGCCGCGACCGGCATCAAAGAGACCTTCTACGTCTGTAAAGCCTCTGAAGGAGCCGGCCAATGCTGA